In Plasmodium brasilianum strain Bolivian I chromosome 12, whole genome shotgun sequence, the genomic window atatttagcacgtatttatatataatactatgAAATATGCagaatattacataaaacaaaatacacTGTCACTAAACATtgaaataaacattttatcCAAATCGTTCGTTAATGATTTGCAAATTTCCAAGAATGTGCTGAATTATATTAAGGCTTCAGTCATcgttgaaaaaataaaggactTTCTagattttcatttatataaaattcagttacaattaatttatacaaattcttcgaatgataataatgtgatttgcttaaaaaaaaatacgaataaTGCAACATCCTCCAATATTTTCTCATCTGTTAAAAATGTGAATGACAGGGAAAGCTCTTCTTGTCCTGAAGGACTCAaatttaattgtaaaaattattctttaaaaagtaaactaaataattttgtGCGTAATGAGAAAAGTGACGCTAATTTATCTAGCagtaacaaaattatatgcaCAAATAGCAGTGAGGAAAGAATATTAAATACTAATGAGAGTATAAGGCTAAATAAGTTAAACTTCTTAGTGAAAACAGAATTAAAAGAGAGCGAAGGAGAAAAtgaagggggaaaaaaaaatattgctgTAGAATTTACATCAAATAATACGCTTTTCATCAATGGTAGTAGCAGTAAGCATAATGTCGATAAATCTAAGATTGAGCTGCAAAAATTAAGCAAAAGTAGAAATGAAAGTgattattttgaaatatctCATTTATTAAGAGGAAAAGATCTTTGTACAAAAGatgtttgtatttttcaaCAAAAACATCTTTGCagatacatatttttaccttCAATTTTGTCGGTACAAAAGGcaagaataaaaacaattcaCTTTttactacaaaaaaaattgagtattatattattattagacATTGTTgtgaatagaaaaaataatagtttcTTTGAATTAAGTGCAAACATTGAATTAGataatatgttaaaattaaaaaaaaatattataatattgtgCAGATCTTGTAattcaaatattattatgtgttCAAAAATTAATCTTATAATGCCCCACTTATATTTACGTACACCCAATTTCTTTGATCATGCATTTTGCGAAGAATGTACCTCATTCTCCTATGATTCTATAAATGATGTTGACAATAACATTTTTGTTCTGTCTAATTCcttatgttttaattttggATTAATAAAAGATAGTAAGTTAGTTGTTAGAAAAAATGCAATAGGTAATTAtaggtatttttttttttgtaatttttgcTTCAGTCCACTTGGTTATTTAGAAAACGAAAATAGTAAAAACTTTTTCTCATAtattgataataaaaatattaatgattctctaaaaattttcttatttgatTTTATGCATCAAACGGATAAACAGGAATATACAAAACTAGATAAAATTCTGTTCATAAAtcgaaataataaaactgtGAAGATAAGCAAAAAGGATGGGCAACAAATCGTAAGCTACAACACAGAATGTTTAAACAGTATCAAGttagaaaaggaaaaaagctTATTAAAAGGTGGATTATTGGCACATAATGTTGTAGATCTAGAAAAGGGGTATTATAATGCTTACAGCGAGGGCTCAAATAAAGGGAAAAAGGATGATAAACATGAGAAATGTGAAGACACAGAATACAATAATACCAGGAGCAGTGACTTAGATAATGTAATCAACATTTGTAACAACCCAAAAGTTTACCTGTTTaagcataaaataaaaatgcagatgaacaagaaaaacatctttaaaaattacaatgaCTTGTTATTTCTTAACGAATACATGCATAataaatgtgaaaaatataaaacagccgtattttatttaaaaaatgaccaaaaaagaaaaatcatTGAAATAaggatttttataaaaaagttatatatttgtaaaattttggACGTGGAAAATAATTGTGAAAATTCtgcattttttcaaaaagcgataaaagtattatattgtacaaaagaagaaaaggatATAAAATTCGCCAATTCGGAAGTAATTATTGTTTCAAAGGAAATTTATGAGgatcttttaaaaatgttgatTAACTATTCCTTTGAATTGggttcttttaaaaataagtttttatCATACCTCCATTTGGTGCAGTAGGTAAATGGAAAATAGCCCTATCGAGgttaagcaaaaaaaaaaaaaaaaaataaataaaaaaaaaaataataaataaaaaaataaaaaaaaaataaaaggaaatttaattcaatataaaataatataatgttatcaaaattaatgaataaataacatTCATTTAAGGCTTGCTAATTCATTCCTTACAAAAAGCAAGTAGTTAATTAACTTGGCATTTTTATCTAATGAGATAGTAAGaatctttgtttttttttggcaattcagtttatctttttatgtGACTAGGACAGTTTTACATcctatgtatttatatggcTTTTTTATTGCAAACATTCACAGCGTATCTCGTGATACACCtcgtacatttttttaacattccTACTTTCATgtgtaattattatattttaaattaaagcGTTTTAAATCAATCATGTAAGTTATAACATTAAGTTGTTACtacataacaaaataattcattgaaaatgttaaaatgaattaaatattgaaaaagcACAAAGGTGTAAAAcaaatacatgcatacatatatacataaatgcacACATACACTTAACGCGCACAACCAACAAGGTGAAcaataaagatataaaatataaccaAACATTTGaaagatttaataaaaaaataagaaaaaccgtttaaataataatatatgatcATTGCATATTAAATTCGGATTaagtgataaaaaaaataaaaagaacagAAAGAAAGATGGAAAGAATGAAGGGAAGAACGACGAATGAAAGACGAAAGAAAGATAAAAGAAAGACGAAAGAAAGATAAAAGAAAGACGAAAGACAGACGAAAGAAAGACATAAGatagagaaaataaatttaattaaatcgcagtattatttaaaaatggttacaaaaaattattaaaaaaatgcacaGTCGTACTTTCGTTCTTTTTTACGAACACAGGAAAATGTGCGAAAAGCTCGCTAAGAATAATTAGGCAAACTTTCAATATTTCGATATTTCAAAAGTTCGATATTTCAATAGTTCGATATTTCAATAGTTCGATATTTCAATAGTTCGATATTTCAATAGTTCGATATTTCAATATACcgatatttctatatttctatatttcaATGTATCAGTATATCCATATTTCAGTATTTGAATACTTCCACATTTCAATATTTGAATACTTCCACATTTCAATATTTGAATACTTCCACATTTCAATATTTGAATACTTCCACATTTCAATATTTGAATACTTCCACATTTCAATATTTGAATACTTCCACATATcaatatttgaatatttccACATTTCCACATTTCCACATTTCCACATTTCCACATTTCGACGTTTCATTACTTCGTTCTTTTCTTTGTCCATTCTTGCATTCATCtgtgcaaataaaaaaaaaaaaaaaattttaaataaatgtagcGTGTTTTCATATGACTTCTTTTATTCAAATGGTAATCAGCTTGGGACCAAAATCctcacatatatttttgatatgAAGACACCAATCATAGTGccaaatataaaagataaaaaaactatattCGGAGCTAATTTAAGATATTGttctttgttcttttttctgCATGCTTCgggtatttttaaaaaaacagaatTAGATAATATTCCATGTGTAAATCCAAATGTATATGCTAATGGAATTAAAAAGTATTGACTGttcaaaaatgaatttttatataaaactaaaataacaaatataggtagaaaaaataacctaaaaattttgataatggtatatattacaaaattaattttaataaaaaagttgctaaaaatatgaactaACAAATGTGCTAATGAGTCACCAAAAAGTAGAACTCCTGATAAAAGTCCTTTCATTTCTTTGTTTTCATCAATGCATGCAGGAAAAACTGTTGGGTATATTTGATAgctaaatatatttgcaaGAAAGGCTATAAGCATATATTCCCAAACTACACTCATCGATTTGAATGaatcaaataatatttctttgtttattaaaaaaccTTTATCTTCAAATTTTTCTCCTAATCTTTTTACAAATGGcaaactatatattttatataatatcataaaacaaattattgataaaaaagaaatgactccataaaataatgaaaacattttacaaaatttatttatatcattttcaaaaaatacatatgctcccaatacatataatacaaaaacaaGAAATCCAGACATCGATAATCCACATACATAAGCACTACAATATTGTTTTCTAAACAAaacacatattttaattgttgTCATCTTAATTACACAAGATATTATACCAAATGGAACTGCActaaatattactattttatgtCCTATATAATCACTTTTAAAATGAACAATTAAATGGATTATTCCTAAAGAAAACATTGTAAGAAGAGGCTGATATACATTCCATCTTAATCTATAACTTCCGAtcaaatgtaaaaatatacatacaacaattaatattatactttCCATTAATGCGAATTCGTTGATCATAATATCTGTAACATTAAATGCATGTCTGAAATAATCTGACATTGAtactattataaaatatgggGCGTCAGCTAATATTGCTATTAATCCGTACGCAATAGACAACAACATATAATACTTTTCTTCTTCTAATTCAtctcttttttctatatCAAATTCGCATAATTCTTCTATATTTGCACTCATTTTGGTACTATCATATAATTCGTTTATTAGTGTGTTCGTTGTACTTGTTCCCTTAACATGATCCTTATTGTTACTTGCCGCAGGTGCAGATTTCTTCCACTCCagattattcattttttcgtaCTGTCTGTATTTATACTGTGTTACGCTGTTACTTTCGACGTTGTTTTTATTGATAACAATTTCTCGAAGATTTAACTTTATTGATAACTGCTTCTCTCTATATTGACTTTATTGATATCTACCTCTTGATGCGTTCATATAATTCCATGTACACCTTTGTTCAAGCGAACGACAACAAAAAGTATTGAGAATTTCCCCGTATAATAGTATTAATTTCATGCATGAACCTCTACACAAAATTCACACACactaaaatttaaaaaacaaaacgcACTGtcgaattttttttcttgataCTCTCTTGTCTTTGGGCAGACAAAAAactatcaaaaaaaaaagggaaagggCGTgttatccatatatatacatctatatatacaaatatgcatCTTTATAAACGTATACAcatctgtatatatattcacatatacaaatatacatctttatatacgcatacttatctacatatacatatccACACGGTACAAATTCGAAgcattcatttttaatatttctcttTAGGCTCAtacaatatgaaaaatttgcAATTATAAACGCACGTAAAAGCATGTATAAGGAAATATGTACGTAAGCAAAATTTATGCGATAGTTAATATAATTCTCTTCTtcaaataaaacatatatcccctttttaaatataggAAAATCAACTTCTTACATTATTGAAGTGttctctttaaaaaaaattaaaaaaaataaaataaagtaatatgGAGAAAAAGGTATATTGTTTAATAgatattatactttttttatcctttatgCTGCAACAATTTATACACGTTaatgttcatatatgtacacttaaacatgaaaaattatttttataaataaaatctaTTTAATACAATTATTTCATTACGTCATCTTAAACATATATCTGTCAAatggtaaatataaatacacaaaaaaatacttaaaattttattaataaattcataaatttaaaattacaatttgaaatattttttttttcttttttttattattgagGTATAATGCAGTATTTACAAATTAACGAATTTTACCATGTACAAaactaaaatttttcattttagaTAACAAACATATAATCCCTTCGCCATTGTATTTTAcgtaacaaaaataaatatatattcgtataagtgtatatatatatatatatatatatatatatatatatattatttatttattcatttatattttaatacgtACACAAGTACAGATGTACTATGTTTATAAACTATGCATACATgagtatgcatatataatatatatgtttccTTGTATGtagtgtatttatatatgcatatacatttgtagttttaaaaaaattatcacaTCCTTTCATCCATGAATAcaataatgtattatttcaGCTGCATTTTATGTATACTTACCCTTAATTAAAAGCATTAACCCACCTTGCAAAATGAAGTCAATATTTTCCtctacatttaatatataataacgcttcataatttttaatgagTTAAAATCTAGTGggtgtatttttaatatatatatatatatattagaaaatatGCAACTGTCTTCCCCtacaatattaaaatatttccttCTCTTATTTGTTCTGATAGGTACACCTATCCAGCTCAGGAATATTTAAGttaaacatacataaacacaataaataatgtaCGTTTACATAGCAGATTAATGCGTCGTAGTATTCCTTGGATTATATGCACTTTATTTTTACGAAATACTTAAAATAGaattacaatatttataatttaagcTACACTACGTTTAATGTTCTTTctgtaaatttttacatcgtttcgaaaaatatcaaataaataatgttcTCAATGAATAACtaaaagataattttttttatacgttTACATATGCTCATATATACAcctgtaaatataaatacatacatataacataCAAATActatatacattcatataagCAAGTTTATccgtaaattttattatataaccaTCATTACACCATGTGCTTTAGGAAGCTTTTATTTTGCTCTCTTTTATTTGCATGTACGAAAGTCAACGAAATTATAATTAAGGGGGTACTACATAATAACTCACATGCTAATTCATACCATACTTACTATCTCCATTTAcgtttttatgaaaaaacaaaatgcctttgaatttttttttttttatctttttctttaatttctttacttttagaaaaaacaatttctttcttttttttaagtatttatttattgataaaatgctttatcatttttttttcctttttttttttgtatatatttgaaggaataaaatatttttatcagaaacagaaaataacaaaattgaaaaatttgCAATTAcattttactaaaatatgaagtaacaaaattaatgcaaatttttataattttggtTTCTctgtcatttttttttttttttttttttaaataatagcTAAAACATccttgcatatttttaattaacttaatatataataaaaaagtatacgATGATGTGATTTGCCTTATAGATTTAAATTTGGCTTAtcatgttttttatttttgcttgtTTCATTggcaaaaatattatatatatatatatatgcacagtAGTAATAAACCtcatatatgttattatcgTGTTTACGCAATTGACCGTTTATGCGTTTAatttgaagaaaatatagagaagtatatttaaataatataactgAAGAAACATTGCATGGGCTTATTACGTACAAGGGCCTAAAGAGCTTCGtgttgtttatattttcagTATGATGTATAATACAGTTAGTGGAGtacattatttatgttaatatgCGCAACTGAGCTCCCTTAATCCTTAAgagcatataaatataagtatatatatgtgtatatttatagatGCATATTtaagcatatatgtacacatatgtgtatgtgtataaatatatagaccTATTGACCCTTCATTTCATATTGCTTCTCATTGAATCATGTGATTTTGTTTTACATTTCCCTTGCAATTTAGAACactaacaaaaatatataaacaaaatgacgaaacgaataaaaaaaatacaagtcTTATCATACGatgataatagtaaaaagaatagaaaagttaaaagagattatgataataaaattaaggaggaagatgaaaaaggaaaagaaaaaaatgaaagcacaagaaatattttaactttacaaaatatactagacgtgaaagaaaaagaaaataataaaaaagtgaaaaataaaataatatttaaaaagaaagaaaataatagtaatagttcTATTAATACAAATGAAATGAGAATAATAACAATACCTAGAAAAAGAATGGGAGCTGTTAGAAGTAATTGGCTTGAACTAATAAAACCTGTAGTAACGAActtaaaattagaaatacGTATGAACAAAGATAAAATAGAAGTAAGAACATGTAGTCTAACAGaagataaaaatactttACAAAAAGCATCAGATTATATTAAAGCATATTTAATTGGTTTTAGTATTGAAGATTCGTTAGCGTTACTAAGAATTGACGACTTGTATATTGAAACATTCCAAATTAaagatgtaaaaatattaaaaggaGATCATTTATCAAGATGTATTGGTAGAATATGTGGTAGTAACGGATCAACAAAGTATGCTATTGAAAATGCAACGAAAACGAGAATAGTT contains:
- a CDS encoding hypothetical protein (conserved Plasmodium protein); this translates as MKYAEYYIKQNTLSLNIEINILSKSFVNDLQISKNVLNYIKASVIVEKIKDFLDFHLYKIQLQLIYTNSSNDNNVICLKKNTNNATSSNIFSSVKNVNDRESSSCPEGLKFNCKNYSLKSKLNNFVRNEKSDANLSSSNKIICTNSSEERILNTNESIRLNKLNFLVKTELKESEGENEGGKKNIAVEFTSNNTLFINGSSSKHNVDKSKIELQKLSKSRNESDYFEISHLLRGKDLCTKDVCIFQQKHLCRYIFLPSILSVQKARIKTIHFLLQKKLSIILLLDIVVNRKNNSFFELSANIELDNMLKLKKNIIILCRSCNSNIIMCSKINLIMPHLYLRTPNFFDHAFCEECTSFSYDSINDVDNNIFVLSNSLCFNFGLIKDSKLVVRKNAIGNYRYFFFCNFCFSPLGYLENENSKNFFSYIDNKNINDSLKIFLFDFMHQTDKQEYTKLDKILFINRNNKTVKISKKDGQQIVSYNTECLNSIKLEKEKSLLKGGLLAHNVVDLEKGYYNAYSEGSNKGKKDDKHEKCEDTEYNNTRSSDLDNVINICNNPKVYLFKHKIKMQMNKKNIFKNYNDLLFLNEYMHNKCEKYKTAVFYLKNDQKRKIIEIRIFIKKLYICKILDVENNCENSAFFQKAIKVLYCTKEEKDIKFANSEVIIVSKEIYEDLLKMLINYSFELGSFKNKFLSYLHLVQ
- a CDS encoding nucleoside transporter 3, with the translated sequence MNNLEWKKSAPAASNNKDHVKGTSTTNTLINELYDSTKMSANIEELCEFDIEKRDELEEEKYYMLLSIAYGLIAILADAPYFIIVSMSDYFRHAFNVTDIMINEFALMESIILIVVCIFLHLIGSYRLRWNVYQPLLTMFSLGIIHLIVHFKSDYIGHKIVIFSAVPFGIISCVIKMTTIKICVLFRKQYCSAYVCGLSMSGFLVFVLYVLGAYVFFENDINKFCKMFSLFYGVISFLSIICFMILYKIYSLPFVKRLGEKFEDKGFLINKEILFDSFKSMSVVWEYMLIAFLANIFSYQIYPTVFPACIDENKEMKGLLSGVLLFGDSLAHLLVHIFSNFFIKINFVIYTIIKIFRLFFLPIFVILVLYKNSFLNSQYFLIPLAYTFGFTHGILSNSVFLKIPEACRKKNKEQYLKLAPNIVFLSFIFGTMIGVFISKIYMNARMDKEKNEVMKRRNVEMWKCGNVEMWKYSNIDMWKYSNIEMWKYSNIEMWKYSNIEMWKYSNIEMWKYSNIEMWKYSNTEIWIY
- a CDS encoding pre-rRNA-processing protein PNO1 — its product is MTKRIKKIQVLSYDDNSKKNRKVKRDYDNKIKEEDEKGKEKNESTRNILTLQNILDVKEKENNKKVKNKIIFKKKENNSNSSINTNEMRIITIPRKRMGAVRSNWLELIKPVVTNLKLEIRMNKDKIEVRTCSLTEDKNTLQKASDYIKAYLIGFSIEDSLALLRIDDLYIETFQIKDVKILKGDHLSRCIGRICGSNGSTKYAIENATKTRIVIAADKIHILGSFDNIKMARYSICSLILGTTQSKIFNKLNILAKRLKERF